In Bacillus cytotoxicus NVH 391-98, the following are encoded in one genomic region:
- the pyrK gene encoding dihydroorotate oxidase B electron transfer subunit, which produces MMQKQNMIVVNQTEIAKNIYELVLQGDLVQQMNEPGQFVHIKVAEGITPLLRRPISICNVDQEKNEFTMLYRAEGQGTKTLAKRKQGELVDVLGPLGHGFPVEEAEAGQTALLVGGGIGVPPLYELSQRLVAKGVRVIHILGFQTKDVVFYEEKFAELGDTYVATVDGTHGTKGFVTDVIDNYGIDFDILYSCGPLAMLRALEGRYKEKKAYISLEERMGCGIGACFACVCHLQEDPSGHSYKKVCSDGPVFPIGEVVL; this is translated from the coding sequence ATGATGCAAAAGCAAAATATGATCGTCGTTAACCAAACAGAAATCGCAAAAAACATTTATGAATTAGTGCTTCAAGGTGATCTTGTACAGCAAATGAACGAACCAGGGCAGTTCGTACACATTAAGGTAGCAGAGGGGATTACCCCCCTTCTGCGCCGCCCAATTAGCATTTGTAATGTCGATCAAGAAAAAAACGAATTTACAATGCTATATCGTGCGGAAGGACAAGGAACAAAAACATTAGCAAAAAGAAAACAAGGTGAATTAGTAGATGTATTAGGACCACTCGGACATGGATTTCCGGTAGAAGAAGCAGAAGCTGGACAAACAGCTCTATTAGTAGGAGGCGGAATTGGTGTGCCACCACTTTATGAGCTATCGCAACGCCTTGTTGCAAAAGGGGTACGTGTTATTCACATCTTAGGATTTCAAACGAAAGATGTTGTTTTCTATGAAGAAAAGTTTGCAGAACTTGGTGATACGTATGTTGCAACCGTTGATGGTACACATGGTACAAAAGGGTTTGTAACAGATGTAATAGATAACTATGGAATTGACTTTGATATTTTATACTCATGTGGACCTTTAGCAATGCTGCGTGCATTAGAAGGGCGTTATAAAGAGAAAAAAGCCTACATTTCACTAGAAGAACGTATGGGATGCGGGATTGGAGCATGTTTCGCGTGCGTATGTCACTTACAAGAAGATCCAAGCGGACATTCTTATAAAAAAGTGTGCAGCGATGGACCTGTGTTTCCAATCGGGGAGGTTGTACTATGA
- the carB gene encoding carbamoyl-phosphate synthase large subunit has protein sequence MPKRLDINTILVIGSGPIVIGQAAEFDYSGTQACQSLKEEGYKVILVNSNPATIMTDTATADKVYIEPLTLEFVSRIIRKERPDAILPTLGGQTGLNMAVELAKSGVLEECGVEILGTKLSAIEQAEDRDLFRTLMQELNEPTPPSEIVHTLDEAYEFVKEIGYPVIVRPAFTLGGTGGGICHNEEELIEIVTSGLKHSPVTQCLLEKSIAGFKEIEYEVMRDANDNAIVVCNMENIDPVGVHTGDSIVVAPSQTLSDREYQMLRNTSLRIIRALGIEGGCNVQLALDPYSFQYYVIEVNPRVSRSSALASKATGYPIAKLAAKIAVGLTLDEIVNPVTQKTYACFEPALDYVVSKIPRWPFDKFESANRTLGTQMKATGEVMSIGRNLEESLLKAVRSLELGIYHLELNHLKELDKETMKKRIIKADDERLFIVAEAIRQGVTKEEIHEWCEMDFFFLQKIENIVNMERKVKANVGDMEVLREAKEMGFSDHYIASAWNKTECEIYATRKENGIMPVFKMVDTCAAEFESATPYYYSTYGDENESIVTERKSVMVLGSGPIRIGQGVEFDYATVHSVWAIKEAGYEAIIVNNNPETVSTDFSISDKLYFEPLTIEDVMHIIDLEKPEGVIVQFGGQTAINLAAKLAERGVKILGTSLEDLDRAEDRDKFEAALTELGIPQPVGKTATTVEQAVAIAEEIGYPVLVRPSYVLGGRAMEIVYRQEELLHYMKNAVKVHADHPVLIDRYMVGKEIEVDAISDGENVYIPGIMEHIERAGVHSGDSIGVYPPQSLSAKVKEQIIENTIALGRGLKIVGLLNIQFVVFKDEVYVIEVNPRASRTVPFLSKITGVPMANIATKVILGKNLVEQGYETGYHPEDNEVYVKAPVFSFAKLRSVDTTLGPEMKSTGEVMGKDLTLEKALYKGLVAAGISIPTHGSVIITVADKDKEEAIEIARRFHEIGYNLLATAGTAKSLTEQNIPVQVVNKIDSEDYNLLDIIRQGKAQFVINTLTKGKQPARDGFRIRRESVENGVACLTSLDTTRAILRVLESMTFSAHTMKEIAPTTRHEVVHA, from the coding sequence ATGCCAAAACGCCTAGACATTAACACAATTTTAGTAATCGGATCAGGACCAATTGTAATTGGGCAAGCAGCGGAGTTTGATTACTCTGGAACGCAAGCTTGTCAATCTTTAAAAGAGGAAGGCTATAAAGTAATCCTTGTTAACTCGAACCCAGCAACAATTATGACGGACACTGCAACAGCAGATAAAGTATATATTGAGCCATTAACACTAGAATTTGTAAGTCGCATTATTCGTAAAGAGCGTCCAGATGCAATTTTGCCGACACTTGGCGGACAAACAGGATTAAATATGGCTGTTGAACTTGCCAAATCGGGTGTGCTTGAAGAGTGTGGAGTTGAAATTTTAGGAACGAAATTATCAGCAATTGAGCAAGCGGAAGATCGCGATTTATTCCGTACATTAATGCAAGAATTGAACGAACCAACACCACCAAGTGAAATTGTCCATACACTTGATGAAGCATATGAATTTGTTAAAGAGATTGGGTATCCAGTCATTGTTCGTCCAGCATTTACGTTAGGCGGAACAGGCGGTGGAATTTGCCACAACGAAGAAGAGTTAATTGAAATTGTAACAAGTGGTTTGAAACATAGCCCAGTAACACAATGTTTATTAGAAAAAAGCATCGCTGGCTTTAAAGAAATTGAATATGAAGTAATGCGTGATGCAAATGACAATGCCATTGTAGTATGTAACATGGAAAACATCGACCCAGTTGGTGTGCACACAGGGGATTCTATTGTTGTAGCACCGAGTCAAACATTAAGCGATCGAGAATATCAGATGCTGCGTAATACGTCATTAAGAATTATTCGTGCACTAGGAATTGAAGGGGGATGTAACGTTCAGCTTGCACTAGATCCGTATAGCTTCCAATACTATGTAATTGAAGTAAATCCACGTGTAAGTCGTTCATCTGCCTTAGCATCAAAAGCGACGGGATATCCAATTGCGAAATTAGCAGCAAAAATTGCAGTCGGTTTAACATTAGATGAAATTGTAAACCCAGTAACACAAAAAACATATGCGTGCTTTGAGCCAGCATTAGACTATGTTGTTTCGAAAATTCCACGCTGGCCTTTCGACAAGTTTGAATCAGCAAATAGAACGCTTGGAACACAAATGAAAGCAACGGGTGAAGTTATGTCAATCGGACGTAACTTAGAAGAATCATTATTAAAAGCCGTTCGCTCTCTAGAACTTGGTATTTATCATCTAGAGCTAAATCACTTAAAAGAACTTGATAAAGAAACAATGAAAAAACGTATTATAAAAGCGGATGATGAGCGTCTGTTTATTGTGGCAGAAGCAATTCGCCAAGGTGTAACGAAAGAAGAGATTCACGAATGGTGCGAAATGGACTTCTTCTTCTTACAAAAAATCGAAAACATCGTAAATATGGAACGAAAAGTAAAAGCGAATGTTGGTGACATGGAAGTATTACGAGAAGCAAAAGAAATGGGCTTTAGTGATCATTACATTGCGTCTGCTTGGAATAAAACAGAATGTGAAATTTACGCTACACGTAAAGAAAATGGCATCATGCCAGTATTTAAAATGGTAGATACTTGTGCAGCAGAATTCGAATCTGCAACGCCTTACTACTACAGCACATATGGTGACGAGAACGAATCAATCGTTACAGAGCGTAAAAGTGTAATGGTACTAGGTTCTGGACCAATCCGCATCGGTCAAGGGGTTGAATTTGACTATGCAACAGTTCACTCTGTATGGGCAATTAAAGAAGCTGGCTACGAAGCAATTATTGTGAATAATAACCCAGAGACAGTTTCAACAGACTTCAGTATTTCTGATAAATTGTACTTTGAACCATTAACAATTGAAGATGTTATGCACATCATTGATTTAGAGAAGCCAGAAGGTGTTATTGTACAATTCGGTGGACAGACAGCGATTAACTTAGCGGCAAAATTAGCAGAGCGCGGTGTGAAAATTTTAGGAACATCTCTTGAAGATTTAGATCGTGCTGAAGACCGCGATAAGTTCGAAGCAGCATTAACAGAGCTTGGTATTCCACAACCGGTTGGTAAAACAGCAACAACAGTAGAGCAAGCGGTAGCAATTGCTGAAGAAATTGGCTATCCAGTACTCGTAAGACCATCTTACGTACTTGGTGGACGTGCAATGGAAATTGTGTATCGTCAAGAAGAACTGCTTCACTATATGAAAAATGCAGTAAAAGTACATGCAGATCACCCGGTATTAATTGACCGCTACATGGTTGGGAAAGAAATTGAAGTGGATGCAATTTCTGACGGTGAAAATGTATACATTCCCGGTATTATGGAACATATTGAACGCGCTGGTGTTCACTCTGGTGATTCAATCGGAGTATATCCTCCACAAAGCCTATCAGCGAAAGTGAAGGAACAAATTATTGAAAATACAATTGCACTTGGGAGAGGATTAAAGATTGTTGGATTACTAAATATCCAATTTGTAGTCTTCAAAGATGAAGTGTATGTCATTGAAGTAAACCCACGTGCGAGCCGTACAGTACCGTTCTTAAGCAAGATTACAGGTGTTCCAATGGCAAACATCGCAACGAAAGTCATTTTAGGTAAAAATCTTGTAGAACAAGGTTATGAAACTGGTTACCACCCAGAAGATAACGAAGTATATGTAAAAGCGCCAGTATTCTCGTTTGCAAAACTGCGCTCTGTTGATACAACATTAGGACCTGAAATGAAATCGACAGGGGAAGTAATGGGGAAAGATTTAACGCTTGAAAAAGCATTATATAAAGGATTAGTTGCTGCGGGAATTAGCATTCCAACACATGGATCTGTCATTATTACAGTTGCGGATAAAGATAAAGAAGAAGCGATTGAAATCGCAAGACGCTTCCATGAAATTGGCTATAACTTATTGGCAACAGCAGGAACAGCAAAATCGTTAACAGAGCAAAACATTCCGGTGCAAGTTGTAAATAAAATTGACTCTGAAGATTACAACTTACTTGATATTATTCGTCAAGGAAAAGCACAGTTTGTTATTAACACATTAACAAAAGGAAAACAACCAGCGCGTGATGGGTTCCGCATTCGTCGAGAATCTGTGGAAAATGGTGTAGCTTGCTTAACATCACTTGATACAACAAGAGCAATTTTACGAGTACTAGAATCTATGACGTTCTCAGCTCACACAATGAAAGAAATCGCGCCAACAACGCGTCACGAGGTGGTACATGCATGA
- a CDS encoding carbamoyl phosphate synthase small subunit: protein MKRQLILEDGTVLIGKGFGGEIEKSGEVVFTTGMTGYQETLSDPSYCGQIVTFTYPLIGNYGINRDDFESIQPSVHGLIVNEICDHPSNFRNENSLDEYLKERNIPGLSGIDTRKLTRKIRQYGTMRGRLCNMDVDVDYIVSQLRATVFTDHVKRVSTKDPYPSPGRGYRVVLVDFGMKHGILRELNKRDCDVIVVPYNTSAEEILRLSPDGIMLSNGPGDPKDVPEAIEMLKGIIGKVPLFGICLGHQLFALASGANTVKLKFGHRGLNHPVKHLETGKVAITSQNHGYAVEEESVKGTDLEITHVALNDGTVEGLRHKKFPAFTVQYHPEASAGPEDANDLFEDFLTMIANFKKEGEELCQNA from the coding sequence ATGAAAAGACAGCTTATCTTAGAAGATGGAACAGTATTAATTGGAAAAGGATTCGGCGGAGAGATTGAAAAATCAGGTGAAGTTGTATTTACAACTGGTATGACCGGATACCAAGAAACATTATCTGATCCATCATACTGCGGTCAAATCGTAACATTTACGTATCCATTGATCGGAAACTATGGTATTAACCGTGATGATTTTGAATCGATTCAACCATCTGTACACGGTTTAATTGTAAATGAAATTTGCGATCATCCATCGAACTTCCGTAATGAAAATTCGTTAGATGAGTATTTAAAAGAACGAAATATTCCAGGATTATCAGGAATTGATACGAGAAAATTAACGAGAAAAATTCGTCAATATGGAACAATGCGCGGACGTCTTTGTAATATGGATGTCGATGTAGATTATATTGTCAGTCAATTAAGAGCTACAGTATTTACAGATCATGTAAAGCGTGTATCAACAAAAGATCCATATCCAAGCCCAGGTCGTGGTTACCGCGTTGTCCTTGTTGATTTCGGAATGAAGCACGGTATTTTACGCGAATTAAATAAGCGTGATTGCGATGTCATTGTTGTTCCTTACAATACATCGGCAGAAGAAATTTTACGCTTAAGCCCAGATGGAATTATGTTAAGTAACGGACCTGGGGATCCAAAAGATGTACCAGAAGCGATTGAAATGTTAAAAGGAATCATTGGAAAAGTACCTTTATTCGGTATTTGCCTTGGGCATCAACTATTTGCCTTGGCATCAGGTGCAAATACAGTGAAATTAAAATTTGGTCACCGTGGATTAAACCATCCAGTAAAACATCTTGAAACTGGAAAAGTAGCTATCACTTCTCAAAACCATGGGTATGCAGTAGAAGAGGAATCTGTAAAAGGAACAGACCTTGAGATTACACACGTTGCTTTAAATGATGGAACAGTAGAAGGACTTCGTCATAAGAAGTTCCCAGCATTTACAGTACAATATCATCCAGAAGCATCAGCAGGACCAGAAGATGCAAATGACTTATTTGAAGATTTCTTAACAATGATTGCAAACTTTAAGAAAGAAGGGGAAGAGTTATGCCAAAACGCCTAG
- the pyrC gene encoding dihydroorotase, translated as MNYLFKNGRYLNEEGTIVATDLLVQDGKIAKIAKNISAENAEVIDVNGKLIAPGLVDVHVHLREPGGEHKETIETGTLAAAKGGFTTICAMPNTRPVPDSKEHMEDLQKRIQEKAHVNVLPYGAITVRQAGSEMTDFETLKELGAFAFTDDGVGVQDASMMLAAMKRAAKLNMAVVAHCEENTLINKGCVHEGKFSEKHGLNGIPSVCESVHIARDILLAEAADCHYHVCHVSTKGSVRVIRDAKRAGIKVTAEVTPHHLVLCEDDIPSVDPNFKMNPPLRGREDQEALIEGLLDGTIDIIATDHAPHTAEEKAQGIERAPFGITGFETAFPLLYTNLVKKGIITLEQLIQFLTEKPADTFGLETGRLKEGRAADITILDLEQEEKIDPTTFLSKGKNTPFAGWKCQGWPVMTLVGGKIVWQKESALV; from the coding sequence ATGAATTATTTGTTTAAAAATGGACGTTACTTAAATGAAGAAGGAACAATCGTGGCAACAGATCTTCTTGTACAAGATGGTAAAATTGCGAAAATAGCGAAAAATATTTCGGCTGAAAATGCTGAAGTAATCGATGTAAATGGAAAATTAATCGCACCTGGATTAGTAGATGTACACGTTCATCTTCGCGAACCAGGTGGTGAACATAAAGAAACGATTGAAACTGGTACACTTGCAGCAGCAAAAGGGGGCTTTACAACAATTTGTGCGATGCCAAATACACGCCCAGTGCCAGATAGTAAAGAGCATATGGAAGATTTACAAAAACGAATTCAGGAAAAAGCACATGTAAATGTACTGCCATATGGTGCAATTACAGTGCGTCAAGCAGGTTCTGAAATGACGGACTTTGAAACGTTAAAAGAACTTGGAGCATTCGCATTTACTGATGATGGAGTAGGCGTACAAGATGCAAGTATGATGTTAGCGGCTATGAAGCGTGCAGCTAAATTAAATATGGCAGTTGTTGCCCATTGCGAAGAAAATACGCTTATTAATAAAGGTTGTGTACATGAAGGGAAATTTTCTGAGAAACATGGATTAAACGGTATCCCATCAGTATGTGAATCTGTACATATTGCCAGGGACATTTTACTAGCGGAAGCGGCAGATTGTCACTATCATGTTTGTCACGTAAGTACAAAAGGGTCAGTGCGAGTAATTCGTGATGCAAAACGTGCAGGTATTAAAGTAACAGCAGAAGTAACACCACACCACTTAGTGCTATGTGAAGATGATATCCCATCTGTTGATCCCAACTTTAAAATGAACCCACCACTTCGAGGAAGAGAAGACCAAGAAGCACTCATTGAAGGTTTATTAGATGGAACAATCGACATCATTGCAACGGATCATGCACCGCATACAGCAGAAGAAAAAGCACAAGGCATTGAAAGAGCACCATTTGGAATTACTGGTTTTGAAACAGCGTTCCCATTACTATATACAAACCTTGTGAAAAAAGGAATTATCACATTAGAACAGCTTATCCAATTCTTAACAGAAAAGCCAGCAGATACATTTGGTTTAGAAACAGGACGTCTAAAAGAAGGAAGAGCAGCTGATATTACCATTCTTGATTTAGAACAAGAAGAAAAAATTGACCCAACAACATTCTTATCAAAAGGAAAAAATACGCCATTTGCAGGCTGGAAGTGTCAAGGATGGCCAGTTATGACATTAGTGGGCGGGAAGATCGTATGGCAAAAGGAGAGTGCATTAGTATGA
- a CDS encoding aspartate carbamoyltransferase catalytic subunit — protein MSQLLTMSELSKEEISEILKDAEDFANGKERKATEQTFVANLFFENSTRTRFSFEVAEKRLGLEVLNFSADSSSVQKGETLYDTIRTLESIGAKAVVIRHQQDRYFDELKDKVNIPILNAGDGCGNHPTQCLLDLLTIKQEFGRFEGLKIAIVGDIRHSRVARSNAEALTKLGATIYFASPEEWKDETNTFGTYRSLDELIPEVDVMMLLRVQHERHDHYETDIMKEYHENHGLTMEREERMKEGSIIMHPAPVNRDVEIASELVECKRSRIFKQMENGVYVRMAVLKRALPNVLGGMKHELFV, from the coding sequence ATGAGCCAATTGTTAACGATGAGTGAATTATCGAAGGAAGAAATTTCAGAAATCCTAAAAGATGCAGAAGATTTCGCGAATGGAAAAGAAAGAAAAGCGACAGAGCAAACATTTGTAGCAAACTTGTTTTTTGAGAATAGTACGAGAACAAGATTTAGCTTCGAGGTTGCTGAGAAGAGATTGGGATTAGAAGTATTAAACTTCTCAGCAGATTCTTCTAGCGTACAAAAAGGAGAAACGTTATACGATACGATAAGAACACTAGAATCGATTGGAGCCAAAGCAGTAGTCATCCGCCATCAGCAAGATCGCTACTTTGATGAGCTAAAAGACAAAGTAAATATCCCTATTTTAAATGCAGGTGATGGATGTGGAAATCACCCGACGCAATGTTTGTTAGATCTTCTAACAATTAAACAAGAGTTTGGGAGATTTGAAGGATTAAAGATTGCGATTGTAGGAGACATTCGTCACAGCCGAGTGGCACGCTCGAATGCAGAAGCATTAACGAAATTAGGTGCAACAATTTACTTTGCTAGTCCTGAAGAGTGGAAAGATGAAACAAATACATTCGGAACATATAGAAGCTTAGATGAACTTATTCCAGAAGTTGATGTGATGATGTTACTTCGTGTACAGCATGAGCGTCATGATCATTATGAAACAGACATCATGAAAGAGTATCATGAAAACCATGGGTTAACAATGGAACGAGAAGAACGCATGAAAGAAGGAAGCATTATTATGCATCCGGCTCCAGTAAATCGTGATGTAGAAATTGCAAGTGAACTTGTTGAGTGTAAACGTTCTCGCATATTCAAACAGATGGAAAATGGAGTTTACGTAAGAATGGCTGTTTTAAAACGCGCATTACCAAATGTATTAGGAGGAATGAAACATGAATTATTTGTTTAA
- a CDS encoding solute carrier family 23 protein — translation MEQKPVLDIHEIPKPGRWLFLSIQHLFAMFGSTVLVPFLTGLNPSVALISSGLGTLAFLLITKGQVPAYLGSSFAFIAPIITAKTAGGPGAAMLGGMLAGLVYLLVSLGIKKSGSAWIMKLLPPIVVGPVVMVIGLALAHTAVNMAMNDVDGKYSFTHFSVALVTLVITIICSIFGRGFFSIIPVLLGIIGGYIFAYFQGLVDFKPVAEASWFNVPDFVVPFVTYTPEFSWKIMLLMVPVALVTISEHIGHQIVLGNVINRDLIAKPGLHRSIFGDGVATLIASVIGGPPNTTYGENIGVLAITRAYSVYLFAGSAIFAIVFGFIGKISALIHSIPTPVMGGVSILLFGVIASSGLRMMVDEKTDLSDKRNLMIASVILVIGIGGAVLHIGESFQVEGMALAAIVGVLLNLLLPEIKEKQQSKQIAS, via the coding sequence ATGGAGCAAAAGCCAGTGTTAGACATTCATGAAATACCGAAACCGGGAAGATGGTTATTTTTAAGCATACAGCATTTGTTTGCAATGTTCGGATCAACAGTGCTGGTTCCGTTTTTAACAGGATTAAATCCATCAGTAGCTTTAATTTCCAGTGGATTAGGAACATTAGCGTTTCTTCTTATAACAAAAGGGCAAGTACCTGCCTATTTAGGATCATCGTTCGCATTTATTGCTCCAATTATAACGGCAAAAACAGCGGGGGGGCCGGGAGCAGCAATGCTCGGTGGTATGCTAGCAGGACTTGTTTATCTCCTAGTTTCGCTAGGAATTAAAAAGTCAGGATCAGCTTGGATTATGAAGTTACTCCCTCCAATTGTAGTTGGTCCAGTTGTAATGGTTATTGGTTTAGCTTTAGCGCATACGGCTGTGAATATGGCAATGAATGATGTCGATGGAAAATATAGCTTTACACACTTTTCAGTAGCATTAGTCACATTAGTAATTACGATTATTTGCTCCATATTTGGAAGAGGATTCTTCAGTATTATACCGGTATTGCTTGGAATTATTGGCGGATATATTTTTGCATACTTTCAAGGGTTAGTCGATTTTAAGCCGGTAGCTGAGGCAAGCTGGTTCAATGTACCAGACTTTGTTGTACCGTTTGTAACATATACACCGGAATTTTCTTGGAAAATTATGCTTCTGATGGTTCCGGTAGCACTAGTAACGATTTCAGAACATATTGGGCACCAAATTGTACTTGGAAATGTTATTAATCGAGATTTAATTGCAAAACCAGGCTTACATCGTTCAATCTTTGGTGATGGTGTAGCGACATTAATAGCATCTGTAATTGGTGGGCCGCCGAATACAACATATGGTGAAAATATCGGGGTGCTAGCAATTACAAGAGCGTATAGTGTATATTTATTCGCTGGATCAGCAATCTTCGCAATCGTGTTTGGATTTATCGGTAAGATTTCAGCGCTGATTCATTCGATTCCAACACCAGTCATGGGCGGTGTCTCCATCCTGCTCTTTGGTGTCATCGCATCAAGTGGTTTACGTATGATGGTGGACGAAAAAACAGACTTAAGTGACAAACGTAACTTAATGATTGCATCTGTTATTCTTGTTATTGGTATAGGCGGTGCAGTGCTTCATATCGGAGAATCATTCCAAGTAGAAGGAATGGCGCTTGCAGCAATTGTAGGTGTATTGTTAAATTTACTACTACCAGAAATAAAAGAAAAACAACAATCTAAGCAGATTGCTTCATAA
- the pyrR gene encoding bifunctional pyrimidine operon transcriptional regulator/uracil phosphoribosyltransferase, producing MKEKAVVLDDQMIRRALTRISHEIVEHNKGVDQCVLVGIKTRGIFLAKRLAEKIGQIEGKEIEVGELDITLYRDDLTLQSKDKEPLVKGSDIPVDITKKKVILVDDVLYTGRTVRAAMDALMDLGRPSQIQLAVLVDRGHRELPIRADYVGKNIPTSSEERIEVDLQETDQKDRVSIYEK from the coding sequence ATGAAAGAAAAGGCAGTTGTTTTAGATGATCAAATGATTCGTCGCGCTTTAACACGTATTAGTCACGAAATTGTAGAGCATAATAAAGGTGTCGACCAATGTGTTTTAGTCGGAATTAAAACACGTGGGATTTTTCTAGCAAAACGTTTAGCAGAAAAAATTGGTCAGATTGAAGGAAAAGAGATTGAAGTTGGAGAGTTAGACATTACGCTATATCGTGATGATTTAACGCTACAATCTAAAGATAAAGAACCGCTTGTAAAAGGCTCTGATATTCCTGTAGATATTACAAAGAAAAAAGTTATTCTTGTAGATGATGTATTGTATACAGGGAGAACAGTTCGCGCTGCGATGGATGCACTAATGGACTTAGGAAGACCATCACAAATTCAGTTAGCTGTTCTTGTAGATAGAGGTCATCGTGAGTTGCCAATTCGCGCTGATTATGTAGGGAAAAATATTCCAACATCAAGTGAAGAACGTATTGAAGTTGATTTGCAAGAGACAGATCAAAAAGATCGAGTAAGCATATACGAAAAGTAA
- a CDS encoding RluA family pseudouridine synthase — MSEVVQVTVVEERKNERIDKFVASVNHEWSRTQVQQWIKDGVITVNGKTVKGNYKVKENDEITVTVPEPEELDIRAEDMNLEIYYEDADVLVVNKPRGMVVHPAPGHTSGTLVNGLMYHCTDLSGINGVMRPGIVHRIDKDTSGLLMVAKNDMAHESLVNQLVEKTVTRRYQAIVHGVIPHDKGTIDAPIARDKKDRQSMAVDENGKHAVTHFQVLERFKDFTLVECRLETGRTHQIRVHMKYIGYPLAGDPKYGPKKTLNLNGQALHAGILGFNHPRTGEYLQFEAPAPAIFEETLNILRK; from the coding sequence ATGAGTGAAGTAGTACAAGTAACAGTTGTAGAAGAACGGAAAAACGAACGGATTGATAAATTTGTTGCAAGTGTAAATCATGAGTGGTCACGCACACAAGTGCAACAATGGATTAAAGACGGCGTCATAACAGTAAATGGAAAGACGGTTAAAGGAAATTATAAAGTAAAAGAAAATGATGAAATTACAGTAACAGTTCCAGAACCAGAAGAATTGGATATTCGTGCCGAAGATATGAATTTAGAGATTTATTACGAAGATGCGGATGTACTAGTTGTTAATAAACCACGCGGTATGGTTGTACATCCAGCACCGGGGCATACGAGTGGTACACTTGTTAATGGTTTAATGTATCATTGTACAGATTTATCAGGCATTAATGGCGTCATGCGTCCAGGTATTGTACACCGCATTGACAAAGACACATCAGGCTTATTAATGGTTGCGAAAAATGATATGGCGCATGAATCTTTAGTAAATCAGCTAGTAGAAAAAACAGTGACGAGACGCTATCAGGCAATTGTGCATGGGGTAATCCCGCACGATAAAGGAACAATTGATGCGCCAATTGCTCGAGATAAGAAAGATCGTCAAAGTATGGCTGTTGATGAAAATGGTAAGCATGCAGTTACGCATTTTCAAGTGTTAGAACGATTTAAGGACTTTACACTTGTCGAATGTCGTTTAGAAACGGGACGAACACATCAAATTCGTGTTCATATGAAATATATTGGATACCCTCTTGCTGGGGATCCGAAATATGGTCCGAAAAAGACATTAAATTTGAATGGACAAGCGCTTCATGCAGGAATTTTAGGATTTAATCATCCGCGTACAGGTGAATATTTACAATTTGAAGCACCTGCACCAGCTATATTCGAGGAAACATTAAATATTTTACGGAAATAG